A single genomic interval of Argopecten irradians isolate NY chromosome 8, Ai_NY, whole genome shotgun sequence harbors:
- the LOC138328819 gene encoding uncharacterized protein yields MSGPTDKHGLYEVIISGYHNSESVVRKYKGGTVMINSHGGMLDCSEFKSFQIHWKDGVISLARKCRLGKWLHVLRWKDSKPRPVRYIGVASGWWTSSTWKFYVRNDDVLEDSGFIHFETIQQRGPNYRYTNLEDYSYDLGHRSSIRFSVKACSGIHVALLSRNTGICAMYEVLIGGYRNTLSAIRRGKNRYNHVTTPSSPADCNSFRTFVVTWAMGVITVWYEAEDDEWQSLMWWRDPSPVDVRYIGLTTGLAASGTWKVTI; encoded by the exons ATGTCCGGTCCCACGGACAAGCATGGACTATACGAAGTCATCATAAGCGGATATCACAACTCGGAGAGTGTCGTTCGTAAATATAAAGGAGGCACTGTCATGATTAACAGTCATGGAGGAATGCTGGATTGTTCAGAGTTTAAATCTTTCCAGATACATTGGAAAGATGGTGTTATTTCTCTTGCCAGAAAATGTCGACTTGGAAAGTGGTTGCATGTCCTGAGGTGGAAGGACTCTAAGCCCAGACCTGTCAGATATATTGGAGTGGCTAGTGGATGGTGGACGTCGAGCACGTGGAAGTTTTACGTTCGCAATGACGATGTTTTGG AAGACAGCGGTTTTATTCACTTTGAAACGATCCAACAAAGAGGCCCCAACTACCGCTACACAAATCTAGAGGATTACAGTTATGACTTGGGACACCGTTCGTCTATCAGGTTTAGTGTCAAAGCATGCAGTGGCATCCATGTTGCGCTCCTGTCAAGAAACACTGGCATATGTGCAATGTACGAAGTTCTGATTGGTGGGTATAGAAATACCTTATCTGCCATTCGCCGAGGAAAGAACCGATACAATCACGTGACAACACCATCCTCCCCGGCCGACTGTAACTCATTCAGGACCTTCGTGGTCACTTGGGCGATGGGAGTTATAACGGTCTGGTATGAGGCTGAAGACGATGAATGGCAGTCTCTAATGTGGTGGAGGGACCCTAGTCCTGTAGATGTCCGGTATATAGGCTTGACGACAGGACTGGCAGCATCAGGGACGTGGAAAGTCACCATCTAA